In Polycladomyces subterraneus, the following are encoded in one genomic region:
- the moaD gene encoding molybdopterin converting factor subunit 1 has product MKISILLFAGIAEEIGTRQLEMELPDDTTVGDLLAHLANQYPNAASLLRQSFVSINHEYAAPERPIPPEAEIAIIPPVSGGEEADDHLIITEEPLSADLLIQKVSNPHAGAVLTFVGTVREFTRGRRTVHLEYEAYAPMAIKKMKQITEEISTRWPSARVAMAHRVGRLDIEEISVIIAVATPHRDEAFAAGRYAIERLKAIVPIWKKEKWEDGSEWIGHQQGPWNPMASPETDADPSSGKEQSR; this is encoded by the coding sequence ATGAAAATATCCATCCTATTGTTCGCCGGGATCGCAGAGGAGATCGGCACCCGTCAGCTAGAAATGGAATTGCCTGATGATACGACTGTCGGTGACTTGTTGGCACATCTTGCAAATCAATATCCGAATGCCGCTTCATTGCTTCGCCAATCGTTTGTATCCATCAACCACGAGTACGCCGCTCCGGAACGGCCCATCCCTCCGGAGGCAGAAATTGCGATCATCCCGCCCGTCAGTGGCGGGGAAGAGGCGGATGATCATCTGATCATTACGGAAGAGCCTCTGTCTGCCGACTTACTGATACAAAAGGTCTCCAATCCACATGCCGGGGCGGTTTTGACCTTTGTGGGAACGGTACGCGAGTTTACGCGCGGTCGCCGAACCGTCCATTTGGAATACGAAGCGTACGCGCCGATGGCCATCAAGAAAATGAAGCAAATCACCGAAGAAATCAGTACACGATGGCCATCCGCCCGTGTCGCCATGGCGCATCGGGTAGGCCGTCTGGACATCGAAGAGATCAGCGTGATCATCGCCGTGGCCACCCCGCACCGAGACGAGGCTTTCGCCGCCGGACGCTATGCCATTGAACGGCTCAAGGCCATCGTGCCCATCTGGAAAAAAGAAAAATGGGAAGACGGGTCGGAATGGATTGGCCACCAACAAGGCCCTTGGAATCCGATGGCCTCGCCGGAAACGGATGCCGACCCGTCCTCAGGGAAGGAGCAATCGCGGTGA
- a CDS encoding ThiF family adenylyltransferase, translating to MDRVRYSRQILFAPIGEEGQNKLQQARVAIVGMGALGSALANHMVRAGVGFVRLIDRDFVEPSNLQRQMLYDESDAREGLPKAVAAEQKLRAINSGVRLEAHVTDLTWQNAETLLSDIDLILDGTDNFSVRFLINDVSVKHGIPWIYGGAVSSRGMVFTIRPGITPCLRCLFPDPPAPGTTETCDTAGVIGPIIHIVAAHQAAEALKLLVRDEHALNTRLRHFECWYNHDTAMDVSQNRKPDCPTCGQGIWEFLNPTDKEPQAVSLCGRDTVQISPSTPQQMDLEQLAKRLAPIGRVEQNRFLLRADIDPYRLVVFPDGRILVQGTQDPSTARSVVAKYIGA from the coding sequence ATAGATCGTGTACGATATTCCAGACAAATCCTGTTCGCTCCCATTGGAGAAGAAGGCCAAAACAAACTCCAACAAGCACGTGTCGCCATTGTCGGCATGGGTGCACTCGGCTCCGCTCTGGCCAATCATATGGTTCGTGCAGGAGTCGGATTCGTCCGATTGATTGACCGCGATTTTGTCGAACCCAGCAACCTGCAACGCCAAATGCTATATGACGAATCAGATGCGAGAGAAGGCCTTCCCAAAGCGGTGGCGGCAGAACAGAAACTGCGCGCCATCAACTCGGGAGTCCGACTGGAAGCACACGTCACCGATTTGACATGGCAAAACGCCGAAACACTTCTGTCCGACATCGATCTGATATTGGACGGTACTGACAATTTCTCCGTTCGGTTTTTAATCAACGATGTCAGTGTCAAACATGGCATCCCGTGGATTTACGGCGGCGCGGTCAGCTCCCGGGGCATGGTGTTCACAATCCGGCCGGGAATCACGCCTTGTCTTCGCTGTCTGTTTCCGGATCCTCCCGCTCCGGGAACGACGGAAACATGCGATACGGCCGGTGTGATCGGTCCGATCATTCACATCGTGGCCGCCCATCAAGCAGCGGAAGCGCTCAAATTGTTGGTACGTGACGAACACGCACTGAACACACGGCTACGACATTTTGAATGCTGGTACAATCACGATACCGCTATGGATGTGAGCCAAAACCGGAAACCCGATTGTCCGACATGCGGCCAAGGTATTTGGGAGTTTCTGAACCCAACGGACAAAGAACCTCAAGCCGTTTCCCTATGCGGACGAGACACCGTCCAGATCTCTCCATCCACTCCCCAACAGATGGATCTGGAACAGTTGGCGAAACGGCTGGCACCAATCGGACGAGTAGAGCAAAATCGCTTTCTTTTGCGGGCCGATATTGATCCTTACCGATTGGTTGTTTTCCCGGACGGGCGCATTTTGGTCCAAGGAACGCAAGATCCGTCAACGGCGCGCTCGGTTGTGGCCAAATATATCGGGGCGTAA
- a CDS encoding NAD(P)-dependent oxidoreductase: MQSLRVGFIGLGIMGRSMVRNIHRAGFPVTVWNRTERKMAEAREWGAETADSPRAVAEVSDVVITCVGDTPDVREVAEGPEGLLNGAREGLIWVDMSTIAPEATRELAARAAEQGVRMLDAPVSGGDIGAREGTLSIMVGGDAEVLETVRPVLEAMGKNIVHCGPHGAGQTVKACNQILCGLNLLAVVEALAFAKKAGVDLEKMIEVTTQGAGGSWALANLAPRIVKGDLDPGFSVRFQQKDLRIVLQEAEQMNLPLVGTAVVQQLLRSVQAYGGDDDGTHALIRVMERLAGLDFSR; this comes from the coding sequence CCGCGCAGGTTTTCCGGTTACCGTATGGAACCGGACCGAACGAAAAATGGCGGAAGCGAGGGAATGGGGGGCGGAAACGGCTGATTCGCCCCGGGCCGTGGCAGAAGTGAGTGACGTGGTGATTACCTGTGTTGGCGACACGCCGGATGTGCGGGAAGTGGCAGAAGGACCAGAAGGGCTGTTGAATGGTGCCCGTGAAGGGTTGATCTGGGTGGACATGAGTACGATCGCACCGGAGGCAACCCGGGAGTTGGCTGCTCGTGCCGCGGAACAAGGCGTCCGCATGCTTGATGCCCCTGTCAGCGGAGGAGATATCGGTGCACGGGAAGGCACGCTGTCCATCATGGTCGGAGGAGACGCCGAGGTATTGGAAACGGTTCGCCCGGTATTGGAAGCGATGGGAAAAAACATTGTGCATTGCGGTCCCCATGGAGCTGGACAAACGGTTAAAGCGTGCAACCAGATTTTGTGCGGGCTCAATCTGTTGGCCGTGGTGGAGGCCTTGGCATTCGCCAAAAAAGCGGGTGTCGATCTGGAAAAGATGATTGAGGTGACCACGCAGGGAGCAGGAGGTTCCTGGGCCTTGGCCAATTTGGCGCCTCGAATTGTCAAGGGCGATCTGGACCCCGGCTTTTCGGTCCGTTTCCAGCAAAAAGATTTGCGCATCGTGCTTCAGGAGGCGGAACAGATGAACCTGCCGTTGGTGGGAACGGCGGTTGTGCAACAGTTGCTACGGTCGGTACAGGCTTATGGTGGGGATGATGACGGAACCCATGCACTGATTCGAGTGATGGAGCGGTTGGCCGGACTGGATTTTAGCCGATGA